In Ascochyta rabiei chromosome 2, complete sequence, one genomic interval encodes:
- a CDS encoding casein kinase 2 regulatory subunit — translation MDDFNSDTDSDYTSYWRDWFISSRGNEYFCEIDEEYLTDRFNLTGLNTEVQYYQYALDLVTDVFDFDCEDEMREQIEKSARHLYGLVHARYIVTTRGLAKMLEKFKKSDFGKCPRVMCESQPLLPMGQSDVANTSPVKLYCSRCEDLYNPKSSRHAVIDGAYFGTSFHNILFQVYPAMLPPKSQRRYEPRVFGFKVHAAAALSRWQGDQRDSMKDRLKELKIETGFEEEDEELDDDDEEDEEMEGGEGFQGAAVPQQ, via the exons ATGGATGACTTCAACAGCGACACAGACAGCGACTATACAAGTTACTGGCGCGACTGG TTCATATCTTCACGAGGAAACGAGTACTTTTGCGAGATCGACGAAGAATACCTCACCGACCGCTTCAACCTCACGGGACTGAACACTGAAGTTCAGTACTACCAATACGCCCTCGACCTGGTAACAGATGTTTTCGACTTTGACTGCGAAGATGAGATGCGGGAACAGATTGAGAAGTCGGCGCGACACCTGTACGGCTTGGTCCACGCCAGATATATTGTCACAACAAGGGGGCTAGCAAAGATG CTCGAGAAGTTCAAAAAGTCAGACTTTGGCAAATGCCCGCGCGTCATGTGCGAGTCGCAACCGCTCCTGCCCATGGGCCAATCCGACGTAGCCAACACCTCGCCCGTCAAGCTATACTGCTCGCGTTGCGAAGACCTTTACAACCCAAAGTCCTCACGGCACGCTGTTATCGACGGCGCCTACTTTGGCACGTCCTTCCACAACATTCTCTTCCAGGTATACCCTGCGATGCTCCCCCCGAAATCCCAACGACGATACGAGCCCCGCGTATTCGGCTTCAAAGTACACGCTGCGGCAGCGCTGTCGAGATGGCAAGGCGATCAGCGCGACTCGATGAAAGATCGGTTGAAGGAGCTGAAGATCGAGACAGGCTTCGAGGAAGAGGACGAGGAGctggacgacgacgacgaggaagacgaggagaTGGAGGGCGGAGAGGGGTTTCAGGGTGCAGCCGTGCCGCAGCAGTAG
- a CDS encoding casein kinase 2 regulatory subunit, variant 2, with amino-acid sequence MDDFNSDTDSDYTSYWRDWFISSRGNEYFCEIDEEYLTDRFNLTGLNTEVQYYQYALDLVTDVFDFDCEDEMREQIEKSARHLYGLVHARYIVTTRGLAKMVCSNLDGVVFAPG; translated from the exons ATGGATGACTTCAACAGCGACACAGACAGCGACTATACAAGTTACTGGCGCGACTGG TTCATATCTTCACGAGGAAACGAGTACTTTTGCGAGATCGACGAAGAATACCTCACCGACCGCTTCAACCTCACGGGACTGAACACTGAAGTTCAGTACTACCAATACGCCCTCGACCTGGTAACAGATGTTTTCGACTTTGACTGCGAAGATGAGATGCGGGAACAGATTGAGAAGTCGGCGCGACACCTGTACGGCTTGGTCCACGCCAGATATATTGTCACAACAAGGGGGCTAGCAAAGATGGTATGCTCAAACCTGGACGGCGTCGTGTTTGCGCCCGGCTGA